The Tripterygium wilfordii isolate XIE 37 chromosome 4, ASM1340144v1, whole genome shotgun sequence genome has a window encoding:
- the LOC119997655 gene encoding adenine phosphoribosyltransferase 5-like isoform X3: protein MYAAENGLKGDPRLEAIHQAIRVVPDFPKPGIMFQDITTLLLDHKVFKATVDIFVYRYRDMGISVVAGIEARGFMFGPSIALAIGAKFVPLRKPRKLPGKVISEAYELEYGTDCLEMHIDAVQPGERALVIDDLVATGGTLSAAIRLLERVGAEVVECACVIGLPEVKGHCRLNGKPVYILVEPRLVDNCCRGIRQFSKIVVKNTFKSGTVTSIYVNSMSLGGDANTNDA from the exons ATGTATGCAGCAGAGAACGGGCTCAAAGGAGACCCAAGGCTAGAGGCCATTCATCAAGCCATTCGGGTCGTTCCAGACTTTCCCAAACCAG GGATAATGTTTCAAGATATAACGACATTGTTGCTGGATCATAAAGTGTTCAAGGCAACGGTGGACATCTTTGTCTATCGATACAGAGACATGGGCATTTCTGTTGTTGCTG GGATCGAAGCCAGAGGATTCATGTTTGGTCCTTCAATTGCATTAGCAATCGGTGCAAAGTTTGTTCCTTTGAGAAAACCTAGAAAGCTACCAG GTAAGGTAATTTCTGAAGCATATGAGCTGGAATATGGAACTGATTGTCTTGAgatgcacattgatgctgtcCAACCCGGGGAACGTGCATTGGTAATTGATGATTTGGTGGCTACCGGTGGTACCCTCTCTGCTGCGATAAGACTTTTAG AACGTGTGGGTGCTGAAGTGGTTGAATGTGCTTGTGTGATTGGGTTGCCTGAGGTCAAG GGGCACTGCAGGCTCAATGGAAAGCCGGTTTATATTCTCGTGGAGCCACGCCTAGTAGATAATTGTTGCAGAGGTATTAGACAGTTCTCAAAAATTGTAGTTAAAAATACCTTTAAGAGTGGTACTGTGACATCG
- the LOC119997655 gene encoding adenine phosphoribosyltransferase 5-like isoform X1 — protein sequence MYAAENGLKGDPRLEAIHQAIRVVPDFPKPGIMFQDITTLLLDHKVFKATVDIFVYRYRDMGISVVAETIKRKRMGEKGSDHYYYLIHVNYIGKNGGIEARGFMFGPSIALAIGAKFVPLRKPRKLPGKVISEAYELEYGTDCLEMHIDAVQPGERALVIDDLVATGGTLSAAIRLLERVGAEVVECACVIGLPEVKGHCRLNGKPVYILVEPRLVDNCCRGIRQFSKIVVKNTFKSGTVTSIYVNSMSLGGDANTNDA from the exons ATGTATGCAGCAGAGAACGGGCTCAAAGGAGACCCAAGGCTAGAGGCCATTCATCAAGCCATTCGGGTCGTTCCAGACTTTCCCAAACCAG GGATAATGTTTCAAGATATAACGACATTGTTGCTGGATCATAAAGTGTTCAAGGCAACGGTGGACATCTTTGTCTATCGATACAGAGACATGGGCATTTCTGTTGTTGCTG AAAcgatcaaaagaaaaagaatgggaGAGAAGGGTTCGGACCATTATTATTACTTAATTCATGTGAATTACATTGGGAAAAATGGAG GGATCGAAGCCAGAGGATTCATGTTTGGTCCTTCAATTGCATTAGCAATCGGTGCAAAGTTTGTTCCTTTGAGAAAACCTAGAAAGCTACCAG GTAAGGTAATTTCTGAAGCATATGAGCTGGAATATGGAACTGATTGTCTTGAgatgcacattgatgctgtcCAACCCGGGGAACGTGCATTGGTAATTGATGATTTGGTGGCTACCGGTGGTACCCTCTCTGCTGCGATAAGACTTTTAG AACGTGTGGGTGCTGAAGTGGTTGAATGTGCTTGTGTGATTGGGTTGCCTGAGGTCAAG GGGCACTGCAGGCTCAATGGAAAGCCGGTTTATATTCTCGTGGAGCCACGCCTAGTAGATAATTGTTGCAGAGGTATTAGACAGTTCTCAAAAATTGTAGTTAAAAATACCTTTAAGAGTGGTACTGTGACATCG
- the LOC119997655 gene encoding adenine phosphoribosyltransferase 5-like isoform X2 translates to MYAAENGLKGDPRLEAIHQAIRVVPDFPKPGIMFQDITTLLLDHKVFKATVDIFVYRYRDMGISVVAETIKRKRMGEKGSDHYYYLIHVNYIGKNGGIEARGFMFGPSIALAIGAKFVPLRKPRKLPGKVISEAYELEYGTDCLEMHIDAVQPGERALVIDDLVATGGTLSAAIRLLERVGAEVVECACVIGLPEVKGHCRLNGKPVYILVEPRLVDNCCRDLCELNELRRRCQHK, encoded by the exons ATGTATGCAGCAGAGAACGGGCTCAAAGGAGACCCAAGGCTAGAGGCCATTCATCAAGCCATTCGGGTCGTTCCAGACTTTCCCAAACCAG GGATAATGTTTCAAGATATAACGACATTGTTGCTGGATCATAAAGTGTTCAAGGCAACGGTGGACATCTTTGTCTATCGATACAGAGACATGGGCATTTCTGTTGTTGCTG AAAcgatcaaaagaaaaagaatgggaGAGAAGGGTTCGGACCATTATTATTACTTAATTCATGTGAATTACATTGGGAAAAATGGAG GGATCGAAGCCAGAGGATTCATGTTTGGTCCTTCAATTGCATTAGCAATCGGTGCAAAGTTTGTTCCTTTGAGAAAACCTAGAAAGCTACCAG GTAAGGTAATTTCTGAAGCATATGAGCTGGAATATGGAACTGATTGTCTTGAgatgcacattgatgctgtcCAACCCGGGGAACGTGCATTGGTAATTGATGATTTGGTGGCTACCGGTGGTACCCTCTCTGCTGCGATAAGACTTTTAG AACGTGTGGGTGCTGAAGTGGTTGAATGTGCTTGTGTGATTGGGTTGCCTGAGGTCAAG GGGCACTGCAGGCTCAATGGAAAGCCGGTTTATATTCTCGTGGAGCCACGCCTAGTAGATAATTGTTGCAGAG